A genome region from Thermococcus onnurineus NA1 includes the following:
- a CDS encoding molybdopterin-dependent oxidoreductase, with protein MKKFVAVLLILTVFICGCINQETTSPTPTQSSATTSSLQASFAIKVSGLTTGEITPEELQSLGGVEFNATLVKSTGAKINNTYVGVPLKKVFEKLGIDESKVKWVRFRAEDGYEITLSMDDLKNAYLCWEENGEPLGPDNGGPIKLVIPDQPGKLWLKWLSEIKLIGDENAVVIHGKTKVTVVVTREDIDELMKSFGMEVTVELRGENVTFSGVPLKLFLDKARPDDDAVNITFIAKDGYSATLDFMAVYENDKAILTPDFRVVIPGEPSRTWVKDLKEIVIG; from the coding sequence ATGAAAAAGTTTGTGGCAGTACTGTTGATTTTAACAGTGTTCATTTGTGGGTGTATAAACCAGGAAACAACAAGCCCTACCCCAACACAGTCCTCAGCTACAACATCCTCACTTCAAGCGTCGTTTGCTATAAAGGTCAGCGGACTTACAACTGGAGAGATAACACCGGAAGAACTTCAGTCCCTGGGAGGCGTGGAGTTCAATGCAACCCTCGTAAAGTCAACTGGGGCCAAGATAAACAACACATACGTGGGAGTTCCACTCAAGAAAGTGTTTGAAAAGCTGGGAATTGATGAGAGCAAGGTCAAATGGGTCAGGTTCAGGGCGGAGGATGGCTACGAGATAACGTTGAGCATGGACGATTTAAAGAACGCCTACCTCTGCTGGGAGGAGAACGGAGAGCCTCTCGGCCCCGACAACGGCGGCCCCATCAAACTCGTCATACCCGACCAGCCTGGAAAGCTGTGGCTCAAGTGGCTGAGCGAAATTAAGCTGATCGGGGACGAGAACGCAGTGGTGATACACGGGAAGACCAAGGTAACGGTTGTGGTGACCCGGGAAGATATCGACGAGCTGATGAAGTCCTTCGGAATGGAAGTGACTGTAGAGCTGAGAGGAGAGAACGTGACCTTCAGTGGAGTTCCGCTAAAGCTCTTCCTTGACAAAGCCCGCCCCGATGACGATGCAGTAAATATAACCTTCATAGCAAAGGATGGATACAGCGCCACGCTAGATTTCATGGCAGTCTATGAGAACGATAAAGCAATACTCACCCCAGACTTCAGGGTGGTAATCCCCGGCGAGCCGAGCAGGACTTGGGTAAAGGACCTGAAGGAAATCGTGATAGGGTGA